The Bacillus carboniphilus genome has a segment encoding these proteins:
- the csaB gene encoding polysaccharide pyruvyl transferase CsaB — translation MKIVLSGFYGLGNTGDEAILEAIIDNLRLDLDNPDITVLSYSPSETSAEHNVNSIYRGWRRENKEKIQALRKADLLISGGGGLLQDAYPTRFLFGPLPYYLLVVLLAKLCGTKVMFFSQGVGPVTSTWGKILMRLLANRADFITVRDQYSKELLHKLKVNRPKSVVTADIVFGYHKKEDHTCINSLPLKGDERLVAVSVRSRFGYTEHYYKLAEALDELIETDHITPVFVPMEGHHDVEASNEVLNRMKHRDACYLLGGNFTPNQYLNFFSKCEMTIGLRLHSLIFSALEGIPHIGISYDRKVENLLKRTEMWEYSFTLEGIDVDKLKKNARYILSNRKELSAITKKNAMIMRDEALDNIDLLKKHFTK, via the coding sequence TTGAAAATTGTACTTTCAGGCTTCTATGGATTAGGAAATACTGGGGATGAAGCCATACTAGAAGCTATTATTGATAATCTTAGATTGGACCTAGATAATCCGGATATTACTGTACTTTCCTATTCACCGAGTGAAACTTCGGCTGAACATAACGTGAATAGTATCTATCGTGGCTGGCGTCGTGAGAACAAGGAAAAGATTCAAGCACTAAGAAAAGCTGACCTTTTGATCAGTGGCGGTGGTGGTCTACTTCAAGATGCTTACCCTACTAGATTTTTGTTTGGACCACTACCGTATTATTTGTTAGTGGTATTATTAGCGAAGCTTTGTGGAACGAAAGTAATGTTTTTCTCCCAAGGTGTAGGTCCTGTTACCTCGACATGGGGTAAAATTTTGATGAGGTTACTAGCAAATCGTGCTGATTTTATTACAGTCCGGGACCAGTACTCTAAAGAGTTACTACATAAATTAAAGGTTAATCGACCAAAATCGGTTGTAACGGCAGATATAGTTTTTGGTTATCACAAGAAGGAAGATCATACCTGCATAAACAGTTTGCCACTGAAAGGTGATGAAAGATTAGTTGCTGTTTCAGTAAGGTCAAGGTTTGGGTATACTGAACACTATTATAAACTTGCAGAAGCACTAGATGAATTGATCGAAACAGACCATATCACTCCAGTTTTTGTTCCGATGGAAGGACATCATGATGTAGAAGCATCTAATGAAGTTCTTAATAGAATGAAACATAGGGATGCCTGTTATTTGCTAGGTGGTAATTTCACACCTAATCAGTATTTAAATTTCTTTTCAAAATGTGAAATGACAATTGGTTTGAGACTGCATTCTTTAATTTTTTCAGCGCTAGAAGGGATTCCGCACATAGGAATTAGCTACGATCGAAAAGTGGAGAATTTGTTGAAGCGAACTGAGATGTGGGAGTATTCGTTTACATTAGAAGGAATTGATGTAGACAAGTTAAAGAAAAACGCACGTTATATTCTTTCAAACAGGAAAGAATTAAGTGCAATCACAAAGAAAAATGCTATGATTATGAGAGACGAAGCATTAGATAATATAGATTTACTAAAGAAGCATTTTACGAAGTAA
- a CDS encoding glycosyltransferase family 4 protein, with protein sequence MKILLATVYDYPHPGGLSTHMTTLKAGLEARGHEVDVLSFSDVPKVLQTIKVRGTSFVLNKISKGTGFIWGLKTRKKMLQAMIETKKHRGYDIVNAQDVYATFAAIDAGLPTVSTVHGYTAFEAVSAGSVIENSQEVKYLQEQEIEAFTKTRMVITVDLRIKNYVKKQADVDGFTIRNFINIDDFKPETSQKETLRAKHGIKAGEKVFFVPRRLTKKNGVIYPILALPKVLEKYPDVKLIYAGSGEALDEMKSLVSKNKLDKSVRILGAIPHKQIKEFYALSDVVLVPSIHSSGVEEATSISALEAMGSGIPLIASAVGGLREIVDHGVDGILVEERNIEALSASMIELLDHPEKGEKLAKAARTKIEAQYSHISAAEKYEQIYMQAIEKGLSY encoded by the coding sequence ATGAAAATTTTGTTAGCAACCGTATATGATTACCCCCATCCAGGAGGACTGTCAACACATATGACAACGTTGAAGGCTGGACTTGAGGCTCGTGGGCATGAAGTGGATGTCCTGTCTTTTAGCGATGTACCTAAAGTGTTACAGACGATCAAAGTCCGTGGGACAAGTTTTGTATTGAACAAAATTTCAAAGGGTACAGGCTTTATTTGGGGTCTGAAAACACGCAAGAAAATGCTTCAAGCCATGATAGAAACAAAAAAACACCGTGGGTATGATATTGTTAATGCTCAGGACGTTTATGCAACTTTTGCAGCGATTGACGCTGGATTACCAACTGTTTCGACTGTGCACGGTTATACCGCATTTGAAGCAGTGAGTGCAGGGTCAGTGATTGAAAATAGCCAAGAAGTAAAGTATTTGCAAGAACAAGAGATTGAGGCTTTTACAAAAACAAGAATGGTAATCACAGTTGATTTACGAATCAAAAATTATGTTAAAAAACAAGCGGATGTAGATGGATTTACGATTCGGAATTTCATTAATATAGACGATTTCAAACCAGAAACGTCACAAAAAGAGACACTTAGGGCAAAGCATGGAATAAAAGCAGGGGAAAAGGTTTTCTTCGTACCAAGGAGATTGACCAAAAAAAATGGTGTGATCTATCCCATTCTCGCTCTACCAAAGGTTCTCGAGAAATACCCAGATGTAAAATTGATTTATGCGGGTTCCGGAGAAGCACTGGATGAAATGAAGAGTTTAGTAAGCAAAAATAAACTAGACAAAAGTGTGCGTATATTGGGAGCTATTCCCCACAAGCAAATCAAGGAATTCTACGCACTATCTGATGTTGTATTAGTCCCGAGTATTCATTCATCTGGAGTAGAAGAGGCGACATCTATTTCAGCGCTAGAAGCAATGGGATCTGGAATTCCGTTAATTGCTAGTGCTGTTGGGGGATTAAGGGAAATCGTTGACCATGGAGTAGACGGAATCCTAGTGGAAGAGCGAAATATTGAAGCGTTGTCGGCTTCTATGATTGAACTTCTCGATCACCCTGAAAAAGGAGAAAAATTAGCGAAAGCTGCAAGAACTAAAATCGAAGCACAGTATTCCCATATTTCAGCTGCTGAAAAATACGAACAAATATATATGCAAGCTATAGAAAAAGGTCTATCCTACTAA
- a CDS encoding 5'-nucleotidase C-terminal domain-containing protein yields MIKRFGKQVVSLAVASVMTVGAFAAPVGYNTASAADLVKVQLLGVNDLHGYMDETVEYDIDGDGTNESVGTLSFMATYMEELEAQNPNTLIVHSGDMIGGSPFNSAYYQDEPIIEIMEEMGFDVGTVGNHEFDEGIAELKRMVEGGTHPEGKGSADYDGMNFPVVAANAFDSSTGELILEPYYIQEIAGQKIGFIGVVTTETPSMVIKTGNENLEITDEVEAINKYVEELKAEGIKSIVVLAHNPVSQDGPAEGSSDAAYIAENIDDEVDVIFAAHNHQVVDRVVNNKLIVQAWEYGKAFSKVDVEIDPATGDIVSKAGEVVYVDQNVEADPEVQAIIDKYNAEVEDVKAEVVGETSVELKGGYASRGESGDNPLGNLIADGMKWSMDADVALMNGGGIRTSIDAGEITYGEAFAVQPFSNINVKFELTGHELIEVLNTQFSSYGPDFSIAGFKYTWNYRNQEVVELFNLDGSAFDLDKTYTVVTNNFMYYRDKYGILEFTDGEPEVGKVDADATVDYIKHLSENGAFEYESEGRISEVYITPGFKDVPERATEFVTFLYNEGIVSGVNETTFDSYREVTRAEFAAMLSRGLGLYAEEKAPFTDISGLNSDMQWDISAAYEAGIVFGETDDTFAPSKSITRDQMAVMLMRAYEYVTEEEYVAEAEAPFKDLDNVNADFQAAIDAAYELGFVVGFDEDTFAPKAATKRIDSASVIASFLRN; encoded by the coding sequence ATGATTAAAAGATTTGGTAAGCAAGTCGTTAGCTTAGCTGTAGCGTCTGTTATGACCGTTGGAGCTTTTGCTGCACCAGTTGGTTATAACACTGCAAGTGCTGCAGATTTAGTCAAAGTACAATTACTAGGTGTCAACGACCTTCATGGTTACATGGATGAAACCGTAGAGTATGATATAGACGGTGATGGAACCAATGAATCAGTTGGTACACTAAGTTTCATGGCTACATATATGGAAGAGTTAGAGGCACAAAACCCTAATACACTGATTGTGCATTCTGGTGATATGATCGGGGGAAGTCCATTTAACTCAGCTTACTATCAAGATGAGCCTATCATTGAAATTATGGAAGAAATGGGATTTGATGTAGGAACAGTTGGAAATCATGAGTTTGACGAAGGAATTGCTGAATTAAAACGTATGGTAGAGGGTGGAACTCACCCAGAAGGAAAAGGAAGCGCTGATTATGATGGAATGAATTTTCCGGTTGTAGCAGCCAATGCTTTTGATTCCTCAACTGGTGAACTTATTTTAGAACCATATTATATCCAAGAAATTGCTGGCCAAAAAATTGGGTTTATTGGTGTAGTTACTACTGAAACTCCAAGTATGGTCATTAAAACTGGAAATGAAAATTTAGAAATTACGGACGAAGTAGAAGCTATTAACAAATATGTTGAAGAACTTAAAGCTGAAGGAATTAAGTCAATCGTTGTTCTTGCTCATAATCCTGTATCTCAAGATGGACCTGCTGAAGGTTCTAGCGACGCAGCGTATATCGCTGAGAATATTGACGATGAAGTAGACGTGATTTTTGCAGCACATAACCACCAAGTTGTAGACCGTGTAGTTAATAACAAGTTAATTGTACAAGCTTGGGAATACGGAAAAGCTTTTTCAAAGGTAGATGTAGAAATTGATCCTGCAACAGGAGATATCGTAAGTAAAGCAGGAGAAGTTGTATATGTAGACCAAAATGTTGAAGCAGACCCAGAAGTACAAGCTATCATCGATAAGTACAATGCTGAAGTTGAAGATGTAAAAGCTGAAGTTGTAGGTGAAACTTCTGTTGAATTAAAAGGTGGATACGCATCTCGTGGTGAATCTGGAGATAATCCTCTTGGTAACTTAATTGCAGATGGTATGAAATGGTCAATGGATGCTGATGTTGCGCTTATGAATGGTGGAGGTATCCGTACTAGTATTGATGCTGGAGAAATCACATATGGAGAAGCATTTGCTGTTCAACCATTCTCTAATATCAATGTTAAATTTGAATTAACTGGTCATGAGTTGATTGAAGTTTTAAATACACAATTTAGCAGCTATGGTCCAGACTTCTCAATCGCTGGATTTAAATACACTTGGAACTATCGTAACCAAGAAGTTGTAGAGCTATTTAACTTAGACGGATCTGCTTTTGACTTAGATAAGACTTACACAGTTGTAACAAATAACTTTATGTACTATCGTGACAAGTATGGAATCTTAGAATTTACGGATGGTGAGCCTGAAGTAGGTAAAGTAGATGCCGATGCTACAGTTGACTATATTAAGCACCTTTCTGAGAATGGAGCATTTGAATACGAGTCAGAAGGACGTATCTCCGAAGTATACATTACACCAGGATTCAAAGACGTTCCTGAAAGAGCAACTGAGTTTGTAACTTTCCTATATAATGAAGGAATCGTTAGCGGAGTTAACGAAACTACTTTTGATTCATATAGAGAAGTAACTCGTGCTGAATTTGCAGCAATGCTTTCTCGTGGGCTTGGTTTATATGCAGAAGAAAAAGCTCCATTTACAGATATCAGTGGTCTAAACTCTGATATGCAGTGGGATATTTCTGCAGCGTATGAAGCAGGAATCGTATTCGGTGAGACTGATGACACATTTGCACCATCTAAGAGCATTACACGTGACCAAATGGCTGTTATGTTAATGCGTGCTTACGAATATGTAACAGAAGAAGAATACGTGGCTGAAGCAGAAGCTCCGTTTAAAGACCTAGACAATGTAAATGCTGATTTCCAAGCGGCTATTGATGCGGCTTATGAGTTAGGGTTTGTTGTTGGATTTGACGAAGATACTTTTGCTCCAAAAGCAGCAACAAAACGTATTGATAGTGCTTCTGTAATTGCTAGCTTTTTAAGAAATTAA
- a CDS encoding accessory Sec system S-layer assembly protein translates to MIPFFNRKKDEKIKKKGKDSSFSSDDLQLGNENPGDSDKEIHPELSFHPTWKLTPEQQYVFRFLNNDLAPLKPNQISLSGVELNQGQDELEVTAFVRNSLPKEIQIHEIELMLLDENDQVLARHFFNFDEIGKIPAHSSRPWVFKFPKSSVTANELPEENWRLAFNLNTMRKHQLDLDPAWKEKMSDEQVEQLRAIVHKLPALGKTEFNLTGIEMKKLSEGQLAITVLLRNGNSRDVTISKLPLQVAGGDGQVVARGQFELPDMVVKANTSKPWTFIFPPNLVQLEELPSKWMVSVVNA, encoded by the coding sequence ATGATCCCTTTCTTTAATAGAAAAAAGGATGAAAAGATCAAGAAAAAAGGAAAAGATTCTTCTTTTTCCTCAGACGATCTTCAATTAGGAAATGAAAACCCTGGAGATAGTGATAAAGAAATACATCCTGAGTTATCCTTCCATCCAACTTGGAAGTTAACACCCGAACAGCAGTATGTATTTCGTTTTTTAAATAATGATTTAGCTCCACTAAAGCCGAACCAAATTTCATTGTCTGGCGTTGAATTAAACCAAGGACAAGACGAGCTCGAAGTAACAGCTTTCGTTCGTAATAGCTTGCCAAAAGAAATTCAAATTCATGAAATCGAACTCATGCTACTAGATGAAAATGATCAAGTCCTAGCTAGACATTTTTTTAACTTTGATGAAATTGGAAAAATACCCGCTCACTCAAGTAGACCATGGGTATTTAAATTCCCTAAATCTAGTGTTACAGCAAACGAACTTCCAGAAGAAAACTGGCGCCTAGCTTTCAACCTGAATACAATGAGAAAGCATCAGTTGGACCTTGATCCTGCCTGGAAGGAAAAAATGAGTGATGAACAGGTTGAACAATTACGTGCCATAGTTCATAAACTCCCTGCACTTGGAAAGACAGAATTCAATCTAACAGGTATTGAAATGAAGAAACTAAGTGAAGGACAGCTTGCCATCACGGTACTCTTGAGAAATGGAAATAGTCGGGATGTAACGATCTCAAAATTGCCATTACAAGTTGCCGGTGGAGATGGACAAGTAGTGGCAAGAGGACAGTTTGAATTACCAGATATGGTCGTAAAGGCAAACACATCTAAGCCATGGACATTTATCTTCCCACCAAACCTAGTTCAGCTAGAAGAGCTTCCTTCCAAATGGATGGTTTCTGTAGTGAACGCATAA
- a CDS encoding MraY family glycosyltransferase, whose protein sequence is MVDVYVTLAICFVASIVLTPLVKRFAIKIGATDKPNQRKVHQKIMPRLGGLAIFLSFIIGVLITRPDDVYAAPILLGSVIIIITGFLDDLTELSAKWKLLGQVAAAVVVVLGGVQVEFINLPFGFGELQFGFMSIPLTIFWIVAITNAINLIDGLDGLAAGVSSIALITISAMAFLKGDMFAMTMGLIVIVSTLGFLFYNFHPAKIFMGDTGALFLGYMIAVLSLLGFKNVTAISLIIPVIILGVPISDTLFAIVRRIVNKKPLSAPDKSHLHHCLLRLGFSHRQTVLLIYAMAAMFGLAAFIFSMSTMWGAVIVGFVILIAIELVAEVTGLVGKNYRPLLKMMRNR, encoded by the coding sequence ATGGTTGATGTTTATGTCACCTTAGCGATTTGCTTTGTTGCTTCTATAGTTTTAACACCGCTTGTGAAGCGATTTGCAATTAAAATTGGAGCAACAGATAAACCGAACCAACGAAAAGTTCATCAGAAAATAATGCCTCGTCTCGGAGGTTTAGCCATATTTTTAAGCTTTATTATTGGTGTACTCATTACAAGACCAGATGATGTATATGCAGCACCAATCTTGCTAGGTAGTGTGATCATCATCATTACAGGATTTCTAGATGATTTAACGGAGCTATCAGCAAAGTGGAAGCTTCTCGGTCAAGTTGCAGCAGCTGTTGTCGTTGTACTTGGTGGGGTACAGGTTGAATTCATTAACCTTCCATTTGGATTTGGTGAGTTACAATTTGGTTTTATGAGTATTCCATTAACAATTTTTTGGATCGTAGCCATTACCAACGCAATTAACTTAATCGATGGACTGGATGGATTAGCAGCTGGAGTATCATCTATTGCGTTAATTACCATTTCAGCTATGGCCTTCTTAAAAGGTGATATGTTCGCCATGACTATGGGGCTCATTGTAATAGTTAGTACGTTAGGGTTTTTATTCTACAATTTCCACCCAGCCAAAATCTTTATGGGTGACACGGGTGCGTTGTTCTTAGGTTACATGATTGCCGTTTTGTCCTTACTCGGATTCAAGAACGTAACGGCGATCTCGTTAATAATCCCGGTTATTATTCTCGGTGTTCCAATTTCTGATACGCTATTCGCTATTGTTAGACGTATCGTAAATAAAAAGCCGTTATCAGCACCAGATAAATCACATTTGCACCATTGCTTGCTAAGGTTAGGATTTTCACATAGGCAGACCGTACTTCTCATTTATGCAATGGCCGCAATGTTTGGTTTAGCTGCATTTATCTTCTCAATGTCCACCATGTGGGGAGCAGTCATTGTCGGATTTGTGATCTTGATTGCCATTGAGTTGGTCGCTGAAGTAACTGGGTTGGTTGGTAAGAATTATCGTCCGTTGTTGAAGATGATGCGAAATCGATAA
- the secA2 gene encoding accessory Sec system translocase SecA2 translates to MMPFFKNNRNQPERKLKKYYKLVTQINELEPAISKLSDQQLREKTVEFRDALQNGKTIFDIQAEAFAVVREAAKRVLNMRHFDVQLIGGLVLTEGNISEMATGEGKTLVASLPSYLRALEGKGVHVITVNEYLARRDRSIIGQIHEFLGLTVGLNLPMMEPDRKQQAYQADITYGVGTEFGFDYLRDHMIKSKKERVQRPYHFAIIDEVDSVLIDEAKTPLIIAGKMKSSPELHNIGAKVAKRFERDVDYEFDDETKATSLTDTGIEKVEKAFGVDNLYELEHQTLYHYMIQAVRAHVMFERDVDYIVKDGKIMLVDMFTGRIMEGRTLSDGLHQAIEAKEGVEITEENKTQASITIQNYFRMYPTLSGMTGTAKTQEKEFKEVYGMEVIQIPTNKPVIRQDLNDMVFATIEDKYKGMIEEVKARHSTGQPILIGTTSILQSEKVAEHLKKAGLKFELLNAKSVEQEVELISQAGQKGQITIATNMAGRGTDIMLGEGVAELGGLHVLGTEKHESRRIDNQLRGRSGRQGDPGSSQFFISIEDDMFRRFAKDDVEKFRKKMKTDEIGYITNHSVDELVERTQRIVEGAHFSMREYNLKLDDVINEQSRIVYKLRNRILEEENLFPLGVDLMEAALKHTVQEACPSDSETEEWDFERIKQVTKQLLQQDLILDVENIEDTDEILEQIQPLLDQFKDEILDTEFDAKAQYALRFTMLNLLDHHWVRHLENMARLKEGIGLRHYQQEDPIRIYAREGLELFSGMYATIEREISLNMANLIRSLKQESEVGK, encoded by the coding sequence ATGATGCCCTTTTTTAAGAATAACAGGAATCAACCAGAAAGAAAATTAAAAAAATATTACAAGCTTGTTACTCAGATAAATGAGTTAGAACCAGCCATCTCTAAACTTTCTGACCAACAGTTGCGTGAAAAGACTGTCGAATTTCGAGATGCTCTTCAGAATGGAAAGACTATTTTCGACATTCAAGCAGAAGCTTTTGCAGTTGTGCGGGAAGCCGCAAAACGTGTATTAAACATGCGTCATTTTGATGTACAACTAATTGGCGGCCTTGTCCTTACAGAAGGAAACATTTCTGAAATGGCAACAGGCGAGGGAAAAACATTAGTAGCTTCTTTACCGAGTTACTTACGTGCCCTTGAAGGAAAAGGCGTCCACGTTATAACAGTAAACGAATACCTTGCTCGTCGTGACCGATCTATCATCGGACAGATCCATGAATTCCTAGGCTTAACGGTAGGACTCAACTTACCTATGATGGAGCCTGATCGAAAACAGCAAGCATATCAAGCAGATATTACATATGGAGTGGGTACTGAGTTTGGTTTCGATTATCTAAGAGACCATATGATAAAAAGTAAAAAAGAACGTGTTCAACGTCCGTATCATTTTGCCATTATTGATGAAGTGGATAGTGTCTTAATTGATGAAGCAAAAACGCCATTGATTATCGCTGGGAAAATGAAATCCAGTCCTGAGCTTCATAATATTGGCGCTAAAGTAGCGAAGCGATTTGAGCGAGATGTTGACTATGAATTCGATGATGAAACAAAAGCTACCAGTTTAACGGACACTGGCATTGAAAAAGTAGAAAAAGCCTTTGGTGTGGATAATCTCTACGAATTAGAGCATCAAACTCTTTACCACTATATGATTCAAGCTGTGCGTGCTCATGTCATGTTTGAGCGTGACGTTGACTATATCGTAAAAGATGGAAAAATTATGTTGGTCGATATGTTTACAGGGAGAATCATGGAAGGCCGTACGTTAAGTGACGGATTACACCAGGCTATCGAAGCTAAAGAAGGCGTTGAAATTACAGAAGAAAATAAAACGCAAGCTTCTATTACCATTCAGAATTACTTCAGAATGTATCCTACTCTTTCTGGAATGACAGGAACGGCCAAGACCCAGGAGAAAGAGTTTAAAGAAGTCTATGGGATGGAAGTCATCCAGATCCCTACAAACAAGCCGGTCATTAGACAAGACCTTAATGACATGGTCTTTGCAACCATTGAGGACAAGTATAAAGGGATGATTGAGGAAGTAAAAGCCAGACACTCAACTGGACAACCCATTCTAATAGGCACGACTTCTATTCTCCAATCAGAAAAGGTGGCGGAACATTTAAAGAAAGCAGGGCTTAAATTCGAACTGTTAAACGCAAAAAGTGTGGAGCAAGAAGTTGAGTTAATCTCTCAAGCTGGGCAAAAAGGACAGATTACAATCGCTACCAATATGGCCGGTCGTGGAACAGATATTATGCTCGGAGAAGGTGTTGCGGAACTGGGTGGACTCCATGTACTGGGAACTGAAAAACACGAATCGCGTCGTATCGATAATCAACTACGTGGACGTTCTGGTAGACAAGGTGACCCAGGATCCTCTCAATTTTTCATCTCGATTGAAGACGATATGTTTAGACGTTTTGCAAAAGATGATGTTGAGAAGTTCCGTAAGAAAATGAAGACAGATGAAATTGGATACATTACAAACCATAGTGTAGATGAGCTTGTGGAAAGAACCCAACGTATTGTTGAAGGCGCTCACTTCTCTATGCGCGAGTACAACTTAAAACTGGATGACGTCATTAACGAACAAAGTAGGATCGTGTACAAGCTTCGCAATCGAATTTTAGAAGAGGAAAACCTCTTCCCACTCGGAGTCGATTTAATGGAAGCAGCCTTGAAACATACAGTTCAAGAAGCCTGCCCTTCCGATAGCGAAACGGAAGAATGGGATTTCGAACGCATTAAACAAGTTACGAAACAGTTGCTACAACAAGATCTAATCCTTGACGTAGAGAATATCGAGGACACAGACGAGATCTTGGAGCAAATTCAACCACTACTGGATCAATTTAAAGATGAGATACTCGATACTGAATTTGATGCCAAAGCACAATATGCTCTTCGATTTACGATGTTGAACCTGCTAGATCATCACTGGGTTCGCCATTTAGAAAACATGGCCCGCCTAAAAGAAGGTATTGGTCTTCGTCATTATCAGCAAGAGGATCCGATTAGAATCTACGCCCGAGAAGGCCTTGAGCTCTTCTCCGGAATGTATGCTACAATTGAAAGGGAAATCTCGCTGAATATGGCGAATCTAATTCGTTCACTGAAGCAAGAATCGGAGGTAGGAAAATGA